A portion of the Paenibacillus hamazuiensis genome contains these proteins:
- a CDS encoding carbohydrate ABC transporter permease yields the protein MNTYDARGKDPLFITVIYGLLIVSLLCILVPFVYVTASSFATEHEILSRGFFFFPKEWTVEAYGYLLTNQNFTQSFKNAVVITFFGTLINITLTSLMAYGLSKSWLKGRRVLNFMVLFTMIFAGGMIPTYLVIKELGLINSYWALYLNTAIAPFNLIVMRSFFQNIPSELEEAARIDGCSELRLFWRIVLPLSMPAIVTFTLFYAVFNWNTYFFAILFLNDSADWPLQVYLRQMLIETASSMEADSGGFHYTPAVKMAAVIITALPLLVVYPFLQKYFNKGMLLGSVKG from the coding sequence ATGAATACGTATGACGCGCGCGGAAAAGACCCGCTTTTTATCACGGTCATTTACGGACTTCTGATCGTGTCTCTGCTCTGCATTCTCGTTCCGTTCGTCTATGTGACCGCCAGCTCGTTTGCTACGGAACACGAGATTTTGTCTCGCGGGTTCTTCTTTTTCCCGAAGGAATGGACGGTTGAAGCCTACGGATACCTGCTGACCAACCAAAATTTTACCCAGTCGTTCAAAAATGCGGTCGTGATCACATTCTTCGGAACGCTGATCAATATTACGCTGACGAGTCTAATGGCTTACGGATTGTCCAAAAGCTGGCTGAAAGGCCGGCGAGTGCTCAACTTTATGGTGCTGTTTACAATGATTTTTGCCGGGGGCATGATTCCCACTTATCTGGTCATTAAAGAGCTGGGCCTGATCAACAGCTACTGGGCGTTGTATTTGAATACGGCGATCGCCCCGTTTAACCTGATCGTGATGAGAAGTTTTTTTCAAAACATTCCTTCCGAGCTGGAGGAAGCCGCGCGCATCGACGGATGCTCCGAGCTGAGGTTGTTTTGGCGCATCGTGCTTCCGCTATCGATGCCGGCCATCGTGACGTTTACGCTGTTTTATGCGGTGTTCAACTGGAATACGTACTTTTTTGCGATTTTGTTTTTGAACGATTCTGCGGATTGGCCGCTTCAGGTGTACTTGCGGCAGATGCTGATCGAAACGGCTTCGAGCATGGAGGCGGATTCCGGAGGATTTCATTATACGCCGGCGGTCAAGATGGCTGCCGTCATCATCACCGCTCTGCCGCTGCTTGTCGTGTATCCGTTTTTGCAGAAGTATTTTAACAAAGGGATGCTGTTAGGTTCTGTTAAAGGTTAG
- a CDS encoding ABC transporter permease: MRNESTVEIRRLGSPLLRKSSSLKVWKRGLPLYLMILPGLLFFLIFRYLPMGGIVIAFQDYSPFAGFTGSEWVGFAHFERLFGEADFWSLLKNTLILSALNLFLFFPAPIVIAVVLNEVRVQWFKKFVQTAIYMPHFLSWVVVVGITVILFATQEGAINKALADAGFARLEIMTDPKYFRIVYVLQNVWKEAGWNAIIFLAALASVDPTLYEAAVVDGANRWKQLWYVTLPALRSTIVILFILRLGHVMDIGFEHIYLLQNSLNLSVSDVFDTYVYRTGVLQGEFSYTTAVGLFKSCIGLILIVIANKMSKKAGEEGVY, from the coding sequence TTGAGAAATGAGTCCACAGTCGAGATCCGCCGGCTCGGATCTCCGTTATTAAGAAAATCATCGTCATTAAAGGTATGGAAAAGAGGGTTACCGCTGTACCTGATGATATTGCCGGGGTTGTTGTTTTTCCTGATCTTCCGTTATTTGCCGATGGGAGGCATTGTCATCGCCTTTCAGGACTACAGCCCGTTCGCCGGATTTACGGGCAGCGAGTGGGTCGGCTTCGCCCACTTCGAGCGTTTGTTCGGGGAGGCCGATTTTTGGTCCTTGCTCAAAAACACTTTGATCCTGAGCGCGCTCAATTTGTTTTTGTTTTTTCCCGCTCCGATTGTCATTGCCGTTGTGCTGAACGAGGTCAGGGTGCAGTGGTTTAAAAAATTCGTGCAAACTGCGATCTATATGCCTCATTTTCTGTCGTGGGTCGTCGTTGTGGGGATTACGGTAATCCTGTTCGCTACACAGGAGGGTGCGATCAACAAGGCGCTGGCTGACGCCGGGTTTGCGCGGCTTGAGATCATGACCGACCCGAAATATTTCCGCATCGTCTATGTGCTGCAAAACGTGTGGAAGGAAGCCGGCTGGAACGCGATTATTTTTTTGGCGGCGCTCGCCTCCGTGGACCCGACGTTGTATGAAGCGGCGGTGGTGGACGGCGCGAACCGGTGGAAGCAGCTGTGGTATGTAACGCTGCCGGCGCTAAGGTCGACGATCGTCATCCTGTTCATTTTGCGATTGGGGCATGTCATGGACATCGGGTTCGAACATATTTATTTGCTGCAAAATTCTTTGAACCTGTCGGTTTCCGATGTTTTCGACACTTACGTGTACCGGACAGGCGTGCTGCAGGGGGAGTTCAGCTATACGACGGCCGTAGGTTTGTTTAAATCGTGCATCGGCCTGATCCTGATCGTGATAGCGAATAAAATGTCGAAAAAAGCCGGAGAAGAGGGGGTTTATTGA
- a CDS encoding glycoside hydrolase family 3 protein, which produces MTANEGLERIRYVQNDGGPTLGISESSGVSIIYRDGLAFKDLNKDGVLDKYEDWRLSPEERAKDLAAKMSIEQIAGLMLYSKHQAIPGKLGWYPATYGGKPFDESGAASDELTDQQRRFLADDHIRHILVTRVESPETAARWNNRLQAFAESLPLGIPANNSSDPRHGLDASAEFKVGGGSKISIWPESMGLAATFDPEVARKFGEVASKEYRALGLTTALSPQVDIATDPRWFRFGMTFGEDPQLSADMARAYIDGFQTSEGDAETTGGWGADSVNAMVKHWPGGGSGEAGRDAHFGYGKYAVYPGGNFEQHMVPFTEGAFKLAGPTGKASAVMPYYTVSYGQDKKNGENVGNSYSSYIINDLLREKAGYDGVVCTDWAITDDEPEEISRLIPGGRCWGVEDGYTVAERHYKLLMAGIDQFGGNDQAGPIVEAYRIGVREHGEAYMRRRFEQSAVRLLINIFRVGLFENPYLQEEETASVVGCDEFVKAGFEAQLKSVVLLKNAGRVLPLEKWKKVYIPKRSLPESTGWMGGTVPAVNGYPVNLDAVRKYFEVTDQPDEADYALVFIESPRSTMGYSKTDREAGGTGYVPISLQYGPYTAEHARETSIAGDPRPKDVLNRTYKGKTVTVLNQGDLETILHIKRLMKGRPVIVSLQQSNPTVVGEFEPAADALLAHFGVQDEALMEILTGGAEPSALLPFQMPADMKTVELQCEDVPHDMEVFVDADGNAYDFAFGLNWSGVIRDARTGKYAAAK; this is translated from the coding sequence TTGACGGCAAATGAAGGACTCGAACGAATTCGTTACGTGCAAAACGACGGAGGCCCGACGCTCGGGATTTCCGAATCGTCGGGAGTAAGCATTATTTATCGGGACGGTCTCGCCTTTAAGGATTTGAACAAGGACGGCGTGCTGGATAAATACGAGGATTGGCGGCTGTCGCCGGAAGAGCGGGCGAAAGATTTGGCTGCGAAAATGTCGATCGAGCAAATCGCCGGATTGATGCTGTACAGCAAACATCAGGCCATCCCCGGCAAACTGGGCTGGTATCCGGCCACATACGGCGGCAAGCCGTTCGACGAAAGCGGCGCCGCCTCCGACGAGCTGACGGATCAGCAGCGCCGTTTTTTGGCCGACGACCATATCCGGCACATTTTGGTGACCCGGGTGGAGAGCCCGGAGACCGCGGCGAGGTGGAACAACCGGCTGCAGGCGTTCGCGGAAAGTTTGCCTCTCGGCATACCGGCGAACAACAGCTCGGACCCGCGCCACGGTCTCGACGCCTCCGCGGAATTCAAAGTCGGCGGCGGCAGCAAAATCTCGATCTGGCCGGAATCGATGGGCCTCGCAGCGACGTTCGACCCGGAGGTCGCGCGGAAGTTCGGCGAAGTCGCCTCCAAGGAATACCGTGCGCTTGGCCTCACGACAGCATTGTCGCCGCAGGTGGATATCGCGACCGATCCGCGCTGGTTCCGCTTCGGCATGACGTTCGGCGAAGACCCGCAGCTTTCCGCGGATATGGCCCGCGCGTATATCGACGGCTTCCAGACGTCGGAGGGAGACGCGGAAACCACCGGAGGCTGGGGCGCCGACAGCGTCAACGCGATGGTCAAACATTGGCCGGGCGGCGGCTCCGGGGAAGCCGGACGAGATGCGCATTTCGGCTACGGCAAATACGCCGTCTACCCGGGCGGCAACTTCGAGCAGCATATGGTGCCTTTTACCGAAGGCGCGTTCAAGCTGGCCGGCCCTACGGGCAAGGCCTCGGCGGTGATGCCGTATTATACGGTTTCGTACGGCCAGGACAAGAAAAACGGCGAAAACGTCGGCAACTCCTACAGCTCCTACATCATAAACGACCTGCTGAGAGAGAAGGCCGGCTACGACGGCGTCGTCTGCACCGACTGGGCGATTACCGACGACGAGCCTGAGGAGATTTCCAGGCTGATTCCCGGAGGGCGCTGCTGGGGTGTGGAGGATGGCTATACGGTCGCCGAGCGCCACTACAAGCTTCTCATGGCAGGCATCGACCAGTTCGGCGGCAACGATCAAGCCGGACCGATCGTCGAAGCGTACCGCATCGGGGTCAGGGAACACGGCGAAGCGTATATGCGCAGGCGGTTCGAGCAATCGGCCGTACGGCTTTTGATCAACATATTCCGAGTAGGCTTGTTTGAGAATCCGTATTTGCAGGAGGAAGAAACGGCCTCCGTCGTCGGATGCGACGAATTCGTCAAAGCCGGCTTCGAGGCGCAGCTAAAATCGGTAGTGCTGCTGAAAAACGCAGGTCGCGTGCTTCCCCTTGAGAAGTGGAAAAAGGTGTACATTCCGAAGCGCAGCCTTCCGGAGAGCACGGGCTGGATGGGCGGGACGGTGCCGGCGGTGAACGGCTATCCGGTAAATCTCGACGCAGTCCGGAAATATTTCGAGGTAACCGATCAACCGGACGAGGCGGATTATGCGCTCGTGTTTATCGAGAGCCCCCGCTCGACGATGGGATACAGCAAGACGGACCGGGAAGCCGGAGGAACGGGATACGTTCCGATCAGTCTGCAATACGGGCCTTACACGGCCGAGCATGCGAGGGAAACGAGCATTGCCGGCGACCCTCGACCGAAGGACGTGCTGAACCGCACGTACAAGGGCAAAACCGTCACGGTGCTGAACCAGGGCGATCTCGAAACGATACTTCACATAAAGAGACTGATGAAAGGCAGGCCGGTCATCGTCTCTTTGCAGCAGTCCAATCCGACCGTAGTGGGCGAATTCGAGCCGGCGGCAGATGCTCTGCTTGCTCACTTCGGCGTGCAGGATGAGGCGCTGATGGAGATTCTTACGGGCGGGGCCGAACCGAGCGCGCTGCTGCCGTTCCAGATGCCCGCCGATATGAAAACGGTCGAGCTGCAGTGCGAAGACGTTCCGCACGACATGGAGGTTTTCGTGGATGCTGACGGAAACGCTTATGATTTTGCGTTCGGTCTTAATTGGAGCGGGGTTATCCGCGATGCTCGCACCGGGAAATATGCGGCGGCAAAATAA